The following coding sequences lie in one Spinacia oleracea cultivar Varoflay chromosome 1, BTI_SOV_V1, whole genome shotgun sequence genomic window:
- the LOC130465917 gene encoding uncharacterized protein isoform X2, whose protein sequence is MIKEPLNNAFRSYKRLGGQSKGTKLTWIPAQCAQQPGSLDCGYYVMRFMYDIIMNHGNSQDLTKDFSRTLPYSPEEINEVKDFWADYFMNNVEFLA, encoded by the exons tgcttttcggagttacaagagactaggtggacaatctaagggaactaaattaacatggattccagcacag tgtgctcaacaaccgggatcactagattgtggctactacgtcatgcgttttatgtacgacataataatgaatcatggtaatagtcaagatcttactaag gatttttcaagaacattgccttattcaccggaggagattaatgaggtgaaagatttttgggcagattacttcatgaacaatgtcgaatttttagcttaa
- the LOC130465917 gene encoding uncharacterized protein isoform X1 — MCKQSIYNCIFYRMCSAFRSYKRLGGQSKGTKLTWIPAQCAQQPGSLDCGYYVMRFMYDIIMNHGNSQDLTKDFSRTLPYSPEEINEVKDFWADYFMNNVEFLA, encoded by the exons atgtgtaaacaaagtatatataattgcatattttatcgaatgtgtagtgcttttcggagttacaagagactaggtggacaatctaagggaactaaattaacatggattccagcacag tgtgctcaacaaccgggatcactagattgtggctactacgtcatgcgttttatgtacgacataataatgaatcatggtaatagtcaagatcttactaag gatttttcaagaacattgccttattcaccggaggagattaatgaggtgaaagatttttgggcagattacttcatgaacaatgtcgaatttttagcttaa